Proteins from a genomic interval of Chroococcidiopsis thermalis PCC 7203:
- a CDS encoding caspase family protein: MCPLSVSTSRSTHALETGEAKLWSLLVGVNQYQDARLPSLSYSASDCQGLTEALAEATQGFPRKEPIAHHDFATHPPTLEAVRQSLEQIVAAAQPQDTILLYFSGHGVLDRETGQVVLCLADTSKDNLLQTGLKLPDVLELLQKSQVHRQMLWLDACHSGDLTLRGAKGEVTIEQPELNPAQQLMEVLRQRATQSRGFYALLSCDRKQRSWEFPELKHGLFTYYLMQGLRGEAADTQGVIDADGLYKYVYHQTIQYIDRLNHQLRLMNQQKRSRGELDLHPEYPLQTPKRIVEGVGELVLGLKVDERIPQPVKHSRRALVCDGFADSNAVYAFSRALQTAGNFALEYFPQSGKAWTDARYAIQSCLRSPVSSQEPETVLLYLRGRMEAIADGEAWLVMGDSLRLSRSWLQQELRRSATARQIILLDFLGTERSSATLQEWIEELQLSGGKQCIIAAAPSDRAPEQFTHALLETLAAKEPSSPLSVTAWMDELQQKLERMGMPLHLWLSETAGDIEIFPPTTLTATKFVPSPPKPPRIEKPAVSHSTPKVQPPTAAASPPPAPAPAIPLPAKEYFSQQYAQLEKILRELVGPIAPTLLSQVATPNSQPHHWVENLLPILSPQQQNQLRQQSISLLQQIPGSQPQTRSSSCATSWQHETLSENFIHQCEQALSAAIGPIATFLIQNTIKSQPQISRSELIEILATAIHDPLQAAAFRRRLL; this comes from the coding sequence ATGTGTCCATTAAGTGTCAGTACTAGCCGCTCTACTCATGCCTTGGAAACAGGGGAAGCCAAGCTATGGAGTTTGCTGGTGGGAGTGAATCAATATCAAGACGCTCGGCTACCTTCGCTGAGTTATTCTGCCTCTGATTGCCAAGGATTGACAGAAGCGCTGGCAGAAGCAACTCAAGGATTTCCACGCAAGGAACCGATCGCGCATCACGATTTCGCGACTCATCCACCCACACTAGAGGCAGTGCGGCAGAGTTTAGAACAAATTGTCGCAGCGGCTCAACCTCAAGATACAATTTTGCTTTACTTTTCCGGTCATGGAGTTTTAGATCGGGAGACGGGGCAAGTCGTTTTATGTTTGGCAGATACATCGAAAGATAACCTACTGCAAACAGGTTTGAAGTTGCCAGATGTATTAGAGCTATTGCAAAAGAGTCAAGTTCATCGCCAAATGCTATGGCTCGATGCTTGTCATAGTGGAGATCTCACTTTGCGGGGAGCTAAAGGTGAAGTGACGATAGAACAACCAGAACTGAACCCAGCACAGCAATTGATGGAGGTATTGAGGCAACGAGCAACTCAAAGTCGGGGCTTTTATGCCTTATTGTCCTGCGATCGCAAGCAAAGGTCTTGGGAATTTCCCGAACTGAAGCATGGGTTATTTACTTACTACCTGATGCAAGGATTAAGGGGGGAAGCCGCCGACACTCAAGGTGTGATTGATGCGGATGGGCTGTATAAATACGTTTATCACCAAACTATCCAATATATAGATCGGTTAAATCACCAACTGCGGCTGATGAATCAGCAAAAGCGCAGCCGAGGAGAACTAGATTTACACCCAGAATACCCTTTACAAACTCCGAAGCGAATTGTAGAAGGGGTAGGAGAACTCGTTTTAGGGTTAAAGGTAGACGAACGCATCCCACAACCAGTCAAACACAGCCGCCGCGCCTTAGTATGCGATGGTTTTGCCGATAGTAATGCCGTTTATGCTTTCAGTCGAGCTTTACAAACAGCTGGAAATTTTGCCCTAGAATATTTTCCCCAGTCCGGTAAAGCATGGACGGATGCCAGATATGCCATTCAAAGCTGTTTGCGATCGCCCGTTTCCTCCCAAGAACCAGAAACAGTTTTGTTATACTTGCGCGGTAGAATGGAGGCGATCGCAGATGGGGAAGCTTGGCTTGTTATGGGCGACAGTCTGCGGCTAAGTCGTTCTTGGTTGCAGCAAGAGTTACGCCGTAGTGCGACAGCACGACAAATTATTCTTCTCGATTTTCTGGGTACAGAGCGATCGTCAGCAACACTGCAAGAGTGGATCGAAGAATTACAGCTCAGTGGTGGAAAACAGTGTATTATCGCTGCTGCACCCTCCGATCGCGCACCAGAGCAATTTACTCATGCTTTGCTAGAAACATTGGCAGCAAAGGAACCATCCTCACCTTTGTCAGTAACAGCATGGATGGATGAATTACAGCAAAAGTTAGAACGGATGGGAATGCCATTGCACCTGTGGCTGTCAGAAACCGCCGGCGACATAGAAATTTTCCCTCCAACGACGTTGACAGCCACAAAATTCGTTCCATCGCCACCAAAACCACCACGGATCGAAAAACCTGCTGTCAGCCACTCTACGCCCAAAGTGCAGCCACCAACAGCCGCCGCCAGTCCTCCTCCAGCACCCGCACCAGCAATACCATTACCGGCGAAAGAATATTTTTCACAGCAATACGCTCAGTTAGAAAAAATTTTGCGGGAACTGGTAGGACCAATTGCTCCTACCTTACTCTCTCAGGTGGCAACTCCAAATTCTCAACCGCATCACTGGGTAGAAAATTTGCTGCCAATATTATCACCGCAGCAACAAAATCAATTGCGTCAACAATCGATCTCCTTATTACAACAAATCCCAGGATCGCAACCGCAAACGCGATCGTCATCTTGTGCTACAAGTTGGCAACACGAAACTTTGTCAGAAAATTTTATTCATCAATGCGAGCAAGCTTTATCTGCCGCGATCGGTCCCATTGCGACTTTCTTAATCCAAAATACAATTAAATCGCAACCACAAATTTCGCGATCGGAATTAATCGAAATATTAGCTACCGCGATTCACGATCCTCTGCAAGCAGCAGCCTTCCGCCGTCGATTATTGTAG
- a CDS encoding pyridoxine 5'-phosphate synthase — MPTLGVNIDHIATIRQARRTVEPDPVAAAVLAELAGADGITVHLREDRRHIQERDVRILRQTVRTHLNLEMAATAEMVAIALDVKPDYVTLVPERREEVTTEGGLDIAGQLNRMSEVVDKLQTANIPVSLFIDAEDAQIQASVKTKAKFIELHTGRYAEAKSEASRQAELTVLAKGCEQAIASGLRVNAGHGLTYWNVYPIACIPGMEELNIGHTIISRAALVGMERAVREMKQAIRGAGSRDELGAGEER; from the coding sequence ATGCCTACACTGGGAGTAAATATCGATCATATTGCGACGATTCGACAAGCTCGACGCACGGTAGAGCCAGATCCCGTGGCAGCAGCGGTGCTAGCAGAATTAGCGGGAGCTGACGGGATTACAGTTCACCTGCGCGAAGATCGGCGACACATTCAAGAAAGAGATGTGAGAATATTGCGGCAGACAGTCCGCACGCACCTGAACTTGGAAATGGCAGCGACAGCAGAAATGGTAGCGATCGCTCTAGATGTAAAGCCAGATTACGTTACCCTAGTCCCCGAACGACGAGAAGAGGTGACAACAGAAGGGGGATTAGATATAGCAGGACAACTGAATCGCATGAGCGAGGTAGTAGACAAGCTCCAAACGGCAAATATTCCCGTAAGTTTGTTTATCGATGCCGAAGATGCACAAATCCAAGCTTCTGTCAAGACTAAAGCCAAATTTATCGAACTGCATACGGGACGCTATGCTGAAGCAAAATCAGAAGCCAGCCGCCAAGCAGAATTGACAGTGTTAGCCAAAGGCTGCGAACAAGCGATCGCCTCTGGATTGCGAGTTAACGCCGGACACGGTTTAACCTATTGGAATGTTTACCCAATTGCCTGCATTCCTGGGATGGAAGAACTCAACATCGGTCATACAATTATTAGTCGAGCGGCTTTAGTTGGTATGGAACGAGCCGTGCGCGAGATGAAACAGGCTATTAGGGGAGCAGGGAGCAGGGACGAGCTGGGAGCAGGGGAAGAAAGGTAA
- a CDS encoding MgPME-cyclase complex family protein codes for MKTYHYVLASQRFLTEEEPLEEVLKERTRDYLEKQKEIDFWLVKQPAFLEAPEMQEIKTKCPQPAAAIISTNSQFITWLKLRLEFVITGQFQAPSDTIPDPLASLTTV; via the coding sequence ATGAAAACCTACCACTACGTTTTAGCCAGTCAACGCTTTTTAACTGAAGAAGAACCTTTAGAAGAAGTATTGAAAGAACGGACGCGCGACTACTTAGAAAAGCAAAAAGAAATTGATTTTTGGTTAGTCAAACAACCTGCCTTTCTAGAAGCCCCAGAAATGCAGGAAATTAAAACCAAATGCCCGCAGCCAGCAGCAGCAATTATTTCTACTAATTCTCAGTTTATTACTTGGCTGAAACTGCGATTAGAGTTTGTCATTACCGGGCAATTTCAAGCTCCCTCCGATACTATCCCCGATCCTTTAGCTTCGTTAACAACAGTGTAA
- a CDS encoding divergent PAP2 family protein has product MQDIGDILNNSVLLVAVIACLIAQAAKLAVELLKNHKLDFRVLLTTGGMPSAHSALVTALATGVGQTAGWDSPEFAIATIFAIIVMYDAAGVRQAAGKQARILNQMMDELFSEHPELNEDRLKELLGHTPFQVIVGSMLGVCIAWFVNTLLFTPTYPVLAAGG; this is encoded by the coding sequence ATGCAGGACATTGGCGACATTCTCAATAACAGCGTGCTGCTAGTTGCTGTCATAGCTTGTCTAATTGCTCAAGCAGCAAAACTGGCAGTCGAATTACTTAAAAACCACAAATTGGATTTTCGCGTTTTGTTGACTACTGGCGGTATGCCTAGCGCCCATTCTGCATTGGTCACAGCCTTAGCTACGGGTGTCGGTCAAACAGCAGGTTGGGACAGTCCAGAATTTGCGATCGCGACTATTTTTGCCATCATTGTTATGTACGATGCTGCTGGCGTGCGTCAAGCCGCAGGCAAACAAGCCCGCATTCTCAATCAAATGATGGACGAGTTATTCAGCGAACATCCTGAACTGAATGAAGACCGCTTAAAAGAATTATTGGGACATACGCCTTTCCAAGTCATTGTTGGTTCTATGTTGGGCGTATGCATTGCTTGGTTTGTCAATACTTTGTTATTCACCCCTACCTACCCAGTACTAGCGGCGGGAGGCTAA
- the crtE gene encoding geranylgeranyl diphosphate synthase CrtE, translating into MVAADNLQMPHNEAPFDLSAYLKQRQVEVEAALESSIIVTYPEKIYEAMRYSLLAGGKRLRPILCLATCEMAGGTVEMAMPTACALEMIHTMSLIHDDLPAMDNDDYRRGRLTNHKVYGDDIAILAGDGLLAYAFEYIATQTKNVPPERVLRAIAQLGHAVGAAGLVGGQVVDLESEGKSDVTADTLHFIHTHKTAALLEACVVSGGVLAGLEESDLQRLSRYAQNIGLAFQIIDDILDVTATAEELGKTAGKDLQAQKVTYPSLWGIEESRRQAQALIATAKEELTPFSEKAQPLIALADFITNRKN; encoded by the coding sequence ATGGTAGCAGCGGATAACCTTCAGATGCCTCATAATGAAGCCCCGTTTGACCTCTCAGCTTACTTGAAACAACGCCAAGTAGAAGTTGAAGCGGCGCTGGAGAGTTCGATTATCGTCACTTATCCAGAAAAAATCTACGAGGCAATGCGCTATTCGCTTTTAGCAGGAGGAAAGCGGTTACGTCCGATTCTCTGCTTGGCTACTTGCGAAATGGCAGGAGGCACGGTAGAAATGGCAATGCCTACGGCTTGTGCCTTAGAAATGATCCATACGATGTCATTGATTCATGATGACTTACCAGCTATGGATAACGACGATTACCGACGCGGACGACTGACAAATCACAAGGTTTATGGTGACGATATTGCAATTCTGGCTGGAGATGGTCTGTTAGCTTATGCCTTCGAGTATATTGCTACCCAGACTAAAAATGTACCACCAGAGCGCGTACTACGAGCGATCGCTCAGTTGGGTCATGCTGTTGGCGCGGCGGGGTTAGTTGGGGGTCAAGTGGTAGATTTGGAATCGGAGGGTAAGTCAGACGTGACCGCAGACACTTTGCACTTCATTCATACGCATAAAACCGCTGCACTACTAGAAGCCTGTGTTGTCAGTGGGGGTGTTTTAGCGGGGTTAGAAGAATCGGATTTGCAACGGCTATCGCGCTATGCTCAAAATATCGGACTTGCCTTTCAAATCATCGACGATATTTTAGATGTTACGGCGACAGCAGAGGAATTAGGCAAAACGGCTGGCAAAGATTTACAAGCGCAAAAAGTCACATATCCTAGCCTATGGGGTATAGAAGAATCCCGCCGCCAAGCACAAGCATTAATTGCTACGGCAAAGGAAGAACTAACTCCATTTAGCGAGAAGGCACAACCACTCATTGCTCTAGCTGACTTCATCACCAACCGCAAGAATTAG
- the folD gene encoding bifunctional methylenetetrahydrofolate dehydrogenase/methenyltetrahydrofolate cyclohydrolase FolD, with protein MNAKTAKILDGKALAQKIQTELTTQIQALQPQIGRPPGLAVLMVGDNPASAAYVRNKERACTKVGIASFGKNFPADATQAEVAQAIQDLNEDERVDGILVQLPLPNHLDSVALLHQIDPNKDADGLHPVNMGRLVRGESGLRSCTPAGVIRMLQEYQISLQGKQAVVVGRSILVGKPLALMLLEADATVTIAHSRSHNLAAITQTADILIAAVGRPNMITAQMVKPDAVVIDVGINRIIDYEGNSRLVGDVDFESVQEVAELLTPVPGGVGPMTVAMLLHNTVWSYSQKVNG; from the coding sequence ATGAACGCAAAAACAGCGAAGATACTAGATGGCAAAGCTTTAGCCCAAAAGATTCAGACAGAGTTAACGACACAGATTCAAGCACTACAACCGCAAATCGGACGACCCCCAGGACTAGCAGTACTCATGGTAGGAGATAATCCTGCTAGTGCTGCCTACGTGCGCAATAAAGAGCGGGCTTGTACTAAAGTAGGAATTGCTTCTTTTGGAAAGAATTTTCCTGCCGATGCTACCCAAGCAGAAGTCGCGCAAGCGATTCAAGATTTAAATGAGGATGAAAGAGTAGATGGGATTCTCGTTCAACTACCATTACCCAACCATTTAGATTCTGTCGCTTTACTGCATCAAATTGACCCAAATAAAGACGCAGATGGATTGCATCCAGTGAATATGGGACGGTTAGTCAGGGGAGAATCGGGTTTACGCAGTTGCACCCCTGCTGGGGTAATACGAATGTTACAGGAATACCAGATTTCTTTGCAGGGTAAACAAGCCGTAGTCGTGGGGCGGAGTATTTTGGTTGGAAAGCCCCTAGCTTTGATGTTACTAGAAGCTGATGCAACAGTCACGATCGCCCACTCGCGATCGCATAACCTTGCAGCCATTACTCAAACAGCAGATATCCTCATTGCTGCTGTCGGTCGTCCTAACATGATTACTGCCCAAATGGTCAAACCTGACGCTGTAGTCATAGACGTGGGAATCAACCGCATTATCGACTACGAAGGTAACAGCCGCCTGGTTGGAGACGTAGATTTTGAGTCAGTGCAAGAAGTTGCCGAATTGCTGACCCCAGTTCCAGGTGGTGTTGGTCCCATGACAGTCGCCATGCTACTGCACAATACAGTCTGGAGCTATTCTCAAAAGGTTAATGGGTAA
- a CDS encoding NUDIX hydrolase, protein MTHQPVRVAIAILDRDDKFLFQLRDDIPNIVYPAYWGFFGGHLDPGETPHEAVIRELQEEIAYFPPSISEVGCYSDPQVERHVFHAPLTVDLDQLVLKEGWDMALLTPEQIQHGSCYSAKADRILPLVPAARQIILDFLEVGTLAK, encoded by the coding sequence ATGACTCATCAACCCGTTCGCGTGGCGATCGCTATCCTCGATCGTGACGATAAATTTCTCTTCCAATTACGCGACGACATTCCCAATATTGTCTATCCCGCATACTGGGGCTTTTTTGGCGGACATCTCGACCCAGGCGAAACGCCACATGAGGCTGTAATTCGAGAATTACAGGAAGAAATTGCTTATTTTCCCCCTTCTATATCTGAAGTCGGCTGTTACTCGGATCCTCAAGTAGAGCGCCATGTTTTCCACGCACCACTAACAGTAGATTTAGACCAACTCGTATTAAAGGAAGGTTGGGATATGGCTTTATTAACTCCCGAACAAATTCAACACGGGAGTTGTTATTCAGCCAAAGCCGATCGCATTTTACCTTTAGTCCCTGCGGCAAGACAAATTATTTTAGATTTTTTAGAAGTGGGGACGCTCGCAAAATAA
- a CDS encoding DMT family transporter, whose translation MITYIKLVLTAIIWGGTFVAGRIVVQTMEPFTAAFFRFAVASICLLILTQKIERRLPKLKRNQIFTVILLGLTGVFSYNAFFFLGLQTVTASRAALIVALNPTFIALGAALFFREKFNGLKLLGIITSLTGAAVVISKGQVINIFKGSISWGEFFVFGCVLSWVAYTLIGKSVMKSLSPLAATTYACIIGAIALLIPALFEGIVQNFMQFPPSAWLGILYLGVLGSAIGFSWYYEGVAAIGAAKASIFINLVPVSAIAFAALLLQEPITVSLVLGGVLVVVGVFFTNKS comes from the coding sequence ATGATAACTTACATAAAGTTAGTTTTAACTGCAATTATTTGGGGTGGCACGTTTGTGGCTGGTAGAATAGTCGTGCAAACTATGGAACCGTTTACAGCCGCTTTTTTTCGCTTTGCAGTTGCTTCAATTTGTTTGTTAATCTTGACGCAAAAGATTGAGAGACGCTTACCTAAACTCAAAAGAAATCAAATTTTTACAGTTATTTTATTAGGCTTGACAGGAGTTTTTAGTTATAATGCCTTCTTCTTTCTCGGTTTGCAAACTGTTACTGCTAGCCGCGCTGCTTTAATTGTGGCACTCAACCCTACTTTTATTGCTCTTGGTGCTGCTCTATTTTTCAGGGAGAAATTTAACGGTTTAAAACTACTAGGAATTATAACTTCCCTAACAGGTGCAGCAGTTGTCATTAGCAAAGGTCAAGTCATAAATATATTTAAAGGTAGTATCAGTTGGGGAGAGTTTTTTGTTTTTGGCTGCGTCCTGAGCTGGGTAGCTTATACTCTGATTGGTAAATCAGTGATGAAATCTTTGTCTCCCTTAGCTGCTACTACATATGCTTGTATAATAGGCGCGATCGCGCTGTTAATTCCAGCCTTATTTGAGGGAATAGTTCAAAATTTCATGCAGTTTCCTCCTTCTGCTTGGCTGGGAATTTTATATCTGGGGGTTTTGGGTTCGGCAATTGGTTTTAGTTGGTACTATGAGGGAGTTGCAGCAATTGGTGCTGCCAAAGCCTCAATTTTTATTAACTTAGTTCCCGTATCTGCGATCGCATTTGCCGCTTTATTATTGCAGGAACCGATTACTGTTAGTTTAGTCTTGGGTGGGGTTCTAGTTGTCGTCGGAGTATTTTTTACAAATAAGAGTTAA
- a CDS encoding AAA family ATPase yields MDGKRFIHSLRLQNFLSFGSEGEEIELQPLNVLIGANASGKSNLIEAFGILKALPTDLLASIRRGGGVSEFLWKGSDDIPTARIEVTVEYLTNISLQYRIVFGALQQTFEVLEEFIKIQGVEIEQQDVYHHQLNKNDSSTFSFYALSNLENKTLPISYSKVQRQQSILSQRKDPDRMLEITYLGNQFSNISLYRDWHIGRNSKARMPQQTDLPEHPLLEDGSNLGICLNNLQHQIGSKKIIDKLKKFYEEAEELTTKIYGGTVQIYIREAGLTQPIPATRLSDGTLHYLFLMALLLDPTPPPLICIEEPEIGLHPDMMSTIADMLIEASQRTQIIVTTHSESLISSLPPESVLICEKDYQGTHLRRLDPVKLKKWMEEYSLGDIWRMGEIGGNRW; encoded by the coding sequence ATGGACGGGAAAAGATTTATCCATTCATTAAGGTTACAAAATTTTCTCTCTTTTGGTAGCGAAGGAGAGGAAATCGAATTACAACCCTTAAATGTTCTTATTGGGGCAAATGCATCTGGCAAGTCAAATCTAATTGAAGCTTTCGGAATTCTCAAAGCTTTACCTACAGATTTACTTGCGTCAATTCGTCGCGGCGGCGGCGTGAGTGAATTTTTATGGAAAGGTAGTGATGATATTCCAACAGCAAGAATAGAAGTAACTGTAGAATACCTTACGAATATTTCATTACAATATAGAATTGTGTTTGGCGCACTCCAGCAAACATTTGAAGTTCTGGAGGAGTTCATCAAAATTCAAGGCGTAGAAATAGAACAACAGGATGTATATCATCACCAACTTAATAAAAACGATTCTTCAACTTTTAGTTTTTATGCACTATCCAATTTAGAAAATAAAACACTTCCTATTTCTTATAGTAAAGTTCAACGACAGCAATCTATTCTATCTCAAAGAAAAGATCCAGATCGAATGCTGGAAATTACATATTTAGGAAATCAGTTTTCTAATATCAGTTTATATCGAGATTGGCATATAGGGCGTAACTCTAAAGCTAGAATGCCTCAACAAACAGATTTACCTGAACATCCCTTGTTAGAGGATGGTAGTAATCTAGGAATATGCTTAAATAATTTACAGCACCAGATTGGCTCTAAGAAAATCATTGATAAGTTAAAGAAATTTTATGAAGAAGCTGAAGAACTAACGACAAAAATTTACGGTGGTACAGTACAAATATATATTCGTGAAGCGGGATTAACTCAACCAATTCCAGCAACACGCCTATCAGATGGTACTTTACATTATTTATTCTTAATGGCTTTACTCCTCGATCCCACTCCACCACCGCTGATATGTATCGAGGAACCAGAAATCGGATTACACCCTGATATGATGTCTACCATCGCTGACATGCTTATCGAAGCATCTCAAAGAACGCAAATAATTGTAACAACTCATTCTGAATCTTTAATTTCCTCACTTCCTCCTGAATCAGTATTGATATGTGAGAAAGACTATCAGGGGACTCACTTACGCCGCTTAGATCCTGTAAAACTCAAAAAGTGGATGGAAGAATATTCACTTGGAGATATTTGGCGTATGGGTGAAATCGGGGGAAATAGATGGTAA
- a CDS encoding DUF4276 family protein, whose product MVKEIRIYIEGSGDGRNTRGLLREGFNKFLQELNQLARSRKIKWNIIICDSRNNTFSQFKSALKDHPNAFNVLLVDAEASVKKAPWQHLKERDNWNKPEVDDTCCHLMVQMMEAWFLADIEALKRFYGQGFKENAIPKNLNVEKINKTEIYSALQKATKETSKGEYGKIQHGARLLEQISVAKVRAASLYCDRLFTTLTVKIDEASDRTE is encoded by the coding sequence ATGGTAAAAGAGATTCGTATTTATATAGAAGGAAGTGGAGATGGCAGAAATACAAGAGGGTTACTACGAGAAGGTTTCAATAAGTTTTTACAGGAATTAAATCAGCTCGCTAGAAGTAGGAAAATTAAATGGAACATAATCATCTGTGATTCTCGAAATAATACTTTCAGTCAATTTAAATCTGCTTTAAAAGACCATCCAAACGCTTTTAACGTGCTATTAGTTGACGCAGAAGCATCTGTAAAAAAAGCACCTTGGCAGCATTTGAAAGAAAGGGATAATTGGAATAAGCCAGAAGTTGATGATACGTGCTGTCATCTTATGGTACAAATGATGGAAGCTTGGTTTCTTGCTGACATAGAGGCTTTAAAACGATTCTACGGACAAGGCTTTAAAGAAAATGCGATTCCTAAAAATCTAAATGTAGAAAAAATTAACAAAACTGAAATATATTCAGCCTTACAGAAAGCCACAAAAGAAACATCCAAGGGAGAATACGGTAAAATTCAGCATGGTGCAAGGCTTTTAGAACAAATATCTGTAGCTAAAGTCCGCGCCGCCTCCCTCTACTGCGATCGCCTCTTCACCACCTTGACAGTTAAAATAGACGAGGCAAGCGATCGCACTGAGTAA